Part of the Pecten maximus unplaced genomic scaffold, xPecMax1.1, whole genome shotgun sequence genome is shown below.
ATGTGAAGTAGAAAGGAGATGGATGGCACTGCAATACGATAATACCTTACACGAAGTTTATAGACCCTTTTTATTCTATTACATTATCAAATTCATACTTAGATCTATATGTTTTTgatggaaatatatatagaacattttcttgttatttgttatttttgtatttgaacATATTTCATTTGCACAAATACTTGAAAAAGGGAAAAGACATAAGTTTAAAACTTCATAATACGTTTTCTCTTAGCataagatttattttaatacgtcttatcattatacatatgtatattgattttttatgatattcatacctatacatgtatgtataacttaagaaacagtatgtatttatttataagCATATGATACCCTCTAAACTGTtcatacatttgaaaaaaaaatacttttgatataaaatttttatttaatcatGATAGATCATTAATCAAAGAAACTGCTTATCGGAACAACTCAACTCCTGATCAATATCAAGCTTCCAGTGATAGTCATCTTTATCTATTTACCTGAACAGTATAAGAAGTGATGTTGAACAATAAAAGAGTTTTGAAAATGATTAACCAAAATATTATGGGACAACGCTAACGTCGTGTAAAATTGGAAGTGGATGGAGGGAGCTCCACAATGAAGGATACTAGATGGAAACGGGTGAGTAATCGACCAGAAGATAACGTACCACCACCTTATGATTTATAAagtttgtatattaattaaGGAGCATGTATTGTCTTGTTTGCATGCAACTTTGTACACTTTGCTAAATTGAAGGAAATTTCTAATGCGGAAAGAACCTATTgttaacttaataaatttacTCATAATTGTACGATGGTGTCACAAACATCACAACTTGCATTTATGAATTGTGCATGAGTGTATTTTGAAGATGAATTTTGTTATATCCTTTTGAGCAAtttcatgatatatttttttgaaattccCTAAATATCTTTTGAGAAAATCCTAACCTTGAATCTCATATGCCTTAAGTTAATAGTCCACAggattgtaaaaaaataaataagagaTGTTAGTACCTTTAGATATGAGCTGGAATTAAGTTTGCCATAACTAAATATGATGTCTTACCCCAAACAACAATTGGGGATATCCTATTTCTTTTTGCAAGCTTGATCATTGTCATAATatcatcaaattaaaaacacgtttatttatttatgaactGTGATGTCTTTTTACGTAAAACAGTTTCGTTTGGTATAGATTTATAACAAATTGTGTTTTACAAATCTAAATCAGCGACCTGTTGACCAGCGACATGACATAAAACGGTTACAAGATCTCTTGTTTCAGTATATAGTTAATATTTTGGCGGCCATCCAATAACAAACTATGTCGTTGCATCATGTGGTAGCGAATTTCGTTTGAATTATCTCCACGTGATAGAACAATCTTACAGCTAAAAGTTTCTTGCCGATTAAGAAGTCTGAATATACAAATGCGTTATTCAGATGCCacgtacagttgagtgtagacaaACCTCACATTCTAGTGCAACATTCTTGCACTATATTTAGCCTAGTTGTACACTACGTTTAGGCAATAGGTATACTATTTAGATACAGGAGCTAATCAGGTGTGATCATTAAACTCACAAATTTAATCTTGGTAGATAAAAAGGCATAAAACGCATGTAAAAATCTAAGTATCACATCTTCGAAAACATGATGCagagtacattatgtatatattcattCCTCTAATCGGTTCATATGAAAGGTCAACATCACTTTAGaaattatatgtatttgttgtaATCATAATTGTATTGAAATGTAAAAAATCACTTAAATGATCGAATAAATATCTTGCTAATGGGTCAGATGTCgctattttttttacaatattattCTAATCTTtctatatcaaaaacatatattattGATGTCACCACGATGAATTCTTCACTTTTTTTTGACATTCTCTGTTCGCATAGTACTCCATTTTGTTATTTTGCCATTTTTGTTTGATATCCTTGAAATGTCCtaaatatatagttatttttctccgatatattttagatatattttgcCTATATTTTGTTCTCCGAAATAACAATATTTGGTTATCATTTTGACTTAgttgaaaacaacaaaattgcGGTTCAAATGTTTTACCTAAAAGGAGAAAAATCCTTAATTACTGTTTCTATCAAATTCACCCGAGGATTTGTTCTGTAAATTAACAAAAGAACACTTTTCTCAAAAATCATTTACTTCCTAAACGTAATTTTCTAGTTTAAGGTAGGACTCAATGTGCTATTTTggaaaacaaacttcaaaacAAGTCtgaaactcttcaaataataGAGTCTTGATATTTCATACCTTGATGTTTAAGTCATTACTGCAAAGTTTGCTAAAATGAAATGCTTTCTTTCACAATCACATTGGTCGAATTACTGAAAACTTTTCAGCAACTTTTTCACAATAACTAAAAGACACAGGTCAATGGTATTTTCTCTATGTAAAACTTTGAACAATTGCTATAGTTTAGACTAATCGTTCAACTTCCGGTTTTCTGTCGGGTCAGAAGCTTTAAATGATCCTCTTCTGAACTTCTATAAGTTTcttgatattatacatataaattgaTCAGGTTATTTCCTTGACCCACATCCAAGTTCAAAGGAGTAAAATGAGTCTGATTTTTTAAACGACTCCGGTTAATATGGTTAATGCTATTATGTAGTTTAAGATAGATAAGTTATAGAAAATTTCGAACATGGAATATCTAACGCTTGCTTTTACTTTGAAAAACAAGCCTTTGGGTCTTGACCTGGTCCATGATAGTCGTAGAAATTAAAATGAGACAATCAATCATTAATATATCACCCGTAGGTATGCCAAAAGCCAGTTGATAAAATAATCCATTTTAATCAGTAAATCAAAGTAATCTGGGCTAGTAAAAGTACATTATAACTGCGGAAAATAAAGCGTTGTTCTCCTTAAGCCATTATGAGAGACAATATAAGCAACTCTGTTCAACAAAAATGACAACAATCAACAAGATAATGCATTTTGAAGCTTTATTCAGAAAGAAAACTAAGCGCGTAGAAATAACAACGATGCAAGAAAAAGGGAAAtgtcattatttaaaatatggGTAATATGACATTGGCCTGAAAGATCACGGACAAAACTAACATATCATTGACTAATACGTAAACTTCAATGGTTTCTACCGAAATTTTGGATATTCGAAGTTCATATATTTAACGGTAagccaaatatcaaatatatatctgtacattttTGTCGGGTTTGTCAAATTAGTTTTCGAGTTTTAGCTTTTGTATCAGTTCAGTGTTCACAGAATTATGCTGAAATATGGTAaagaaaataagataaatattatAGTTTAAGAAAGTAAAAAGCACTAGGTGTGAGCTCAAACAGGAGAGTAACAGTTACATGCATCAGTTGGCAAACTGCTGTTGTCCGATATTCTTAGTCACCCAGCTGAAACCCTGTGAAGGTTGAATATTTGCCACTCAGATAGCACTGACTTGATGACTTTATGGCAACATATACCACATCTTTTCTACTCAGTTGAACCACGACGGTGTTACCAAATGTAGGATAGCCATACCTGTCGTAGCTATAGGAACTCGCGATGGTTTCGTTGTTGTGGATGATATTTAGGGTACATGACTTCGCATAGGAATAGGTATGCGCAAAGATAGTGAAGACGTATACGCCTTTAGCCTTTGCTGTGAACACACCACTGTGCTCGTTATAAGCTCCTCCGACATTCGAGATGGCTGTGGTAAACTTCAGATCACCACTGCTACGAAGGCCACTATTGCTGACAGACAGGTATGCGCTGAATGCATATTGTCGacctgaaataaacaaataatttccatatagacaatatatacaatatacagctTCGACAACAAAATTCTTTGTGCATATGACACATGACTACTATGAAACATTGATTTGAGTGAATATTGTAAGTCGGTCTCGGGCTAGATTCCAGTGCCCGGactgtaaactttattttgatTACAACAAAGGCTTTATCAAaaatcaaatgttaaatttagTGTGAATAGAAAGTTTGAATTTCATTCATTAAGACCGTATTGGGATGAAAAT
Proteins encoded:
- the LOC117319343 gene encoding uncharacterized protein LOC117319343, with amino-acid sequence MTDYICLREISKRHRNRFLPTDCACNLSQPFIAAMMMLTLFCVFAFLSPSLAAVSKAVDKLLESVMDEVTVDPEKEYECLLYRLENKLDRLEDRMTRLETRHENQTWRPPVKPTGRQYAFSAYLSVSNSGLRSSGDLKFTTAISNVGGAYNEHSGVFTAKAKGVYVFTIFAHTYSYAKSCTLNIIHNNETIASSYSYDRYGYPTFGNTVVVQLSRKDVVYVAIKSSSQCYLSGKYSTFTGFQLGD